From Oenococcus sicerae, the proteins below share one genomic window:
- a CDS encoding ABC transporter ATP-binding protein has product MTAVLELDHVFKKFGQGHTLVTALNDVTFQAARGEFVAVIGPSGSGKSTFLTIAAGLQQATSGRVLLNGQQLDQQSENQRLSYRFQQVGFILQSSNLMPFLTVQEQFILVDKLAHRAFRKERYEQFLTDLDLDHLSASFPNQLSGGERQRVAIARALYNDPSVILADEPTASLDTERSLDVVQRLADEAHKRQKAIVMVTHDTRLIKKCDSVYEIIDGNMQKN; this is encoded by the coding sequence ATGACAGCAGTTTTAGAATTGGATCATGTTTTTAAAAAATTTGGTCAGGGACATACCTTGGTGACGGCTTTGAATGATGTGACATTTCAAGCTGCTAGGGGTGAATTTGTGGCGGTTATTGGGCCATCAGGGTCAGGCAAGAGCACTTTTTTAACGATAGCAGCCGGTCTGCAGCAGGCGACTAGCGGGCGGGTTCTGTTAAACGGTCAACAGCTTGACCAGCAAAGCGAAAATCAGCGCTTATCTTATCGTTTTCAGCAGGTGGGTTTTATATTGCAATCATCAAATTTAATGCCATTTTTAACGGTTCAAGAACAGTTTATTTTAGTCGATAAATTAGCTCACCGTGCTTTTCGAAAAGAACGTTACGAACAATTCCTGACTGATTTAGATTTAGATCACCTATCTGCTTCTTTTCCCAATCAGCTATCTGGCGGCGAACGTCAGCGGGTCGCAATCGCACGTGCTTTATATAATGATCCAAGTGTTATTTTAGCAGATGAACCGACGGCCAGCTTAGATACGGAACGTTCTTTGGATGTCGTTCAGCGCTTGGCGGATGAAGCTCATAAACGACAAAAAGCAATTGTCATGGTGACACACGATACGAGATTGATCAAAAAGTGTGACAGCGTCTATGAAATTATTGACGGCAACATGCAAAAAAATTAA
- a CDS encoding ABC transporter permease yields MYLAIKEMLHERLRYSLLTGILALIALVVFVLSGLAMGLSQGNRLAIDDWQASEVYLNKNANKVLAASQLSTSDLKKVQARSKAAVAVYAAVLQSKTTKINVSVLATSNKSTIMPRVLHGKQITAVDQVLVSQNLLAQGVKIGQHILLGPDKIATKIVGSYGKSTYSIVPTVYTNLSTMSRIKGQNTNPSNLINGIVATKSHFSTTQHQGLQKLSIADFINNLPGYTAQQSTLNGMIYFLFFIALAIVGIFMFILTLQKRKLFAVMKVQGISNREILTSILFQAALMSAIAVVISLILTIIMAVSLPSQVPFYFQTSQLLIDSLSLFLAAVIGGLASWPSVKNIDPVISIG; encoded by the coding sequence ATGTATTTAGCGATCAAAGAAATGCTGCATGAGCGACTGCGCTACAGCTTATTAACGGGTATTTTAGCCTTGATTGCTTTGGTAGTTTTTGTCTTGTCTGGACTAGCCATGGGTTTGTCGCAAGGCAATCGTTTAGCGATCGACGATTGGCAGGCATCTGAAGTTTACCTGAATAAAAATGCGAATAAAGTTTTGGCAGCCTCGCAGCTAAGTACGAGCGATTTAAAAAAAGTGCAGGCTCGATCTAAGGCAGCGGTAGCTGTATATGCCGCAGTTCTCCAGTCCAAGACTACTAAAATCAATGTCAGTGTCTTGGCGACTTCGAATAAAAGTACGATCATGCCTCGAGTACTGCATGGCAAACAAATTACCGCTGTCGATCAAGTACTCGTTTCGCAAAATTTACTTGCACAAGGTGTCAAAATTGGCCAGCATATCTTGCTTGGGCCTGATAAAATAGCCACGAAAATTGTTGGTAGTTATGGAAAAAGCACCTATAGTATCGTACCGACCGTCTACACAAATTTATCAACGATGAGTCGTATCAAAGGTCAAAACACGAACCCTTCAAATTTGATTAATGGGATCGTGGCGACGAAAAGTCATTTTTCCACGACACAGCATCAGGGTCTGCAAAAATTATCAATCGCGGATTTTATTAATAATTTACCAGGGTACACGGCACAACAATCGACTTTGAATGGCATGATCTATTTTCTCTTCTTTATTGCACTGGCAATTGTTGGTATTTTTATGTTCATTCTGACTTTGCAAAAACGCAAATTATTTGCTGTCATGAAAGTACAAGGCATTAGCAACCGGGAAATTTTGACGAGCATTTTATTTCAAGCAGCTTTGATGAGTGCGATAGCAGTTGTGATCAGCTTGATTTTGACGATCATCATGGCTGTCAGTTTGCCTAGCCAAGTCCCTTTTTACTTCCAGACAAGTCAACTGCTGATCGATAGTCTTTCGTTATTTTTGGCAGCTGTCATCGGTGGATTGGCGTCATGGCCTAGCGTTAAAAATATCGACCCCGTTATTTCGATTGGCTGA
- a CDS encoding antitoxin of toxin-antitoxin stability system — MVDTIIGAAVKIRKSGNSNILTVPKEIKPRAQTYQVFQGRDGMIVYVPTHQNPFKDKNWVAAHHNMIQPEEIGGPLLGTELSD; from the coding sequence ATGGTTGATACAATTATTGGGGCAGCCGTCAAAATCAGAAAGTCTGGCAACTCAAACATTCTGACAGTCCCTAAAGAAATTAAGCCACGAGCACAAACCTACCAAGTTTTCCAAGGTCGAGACGGCATGATCGTCTACGTCCCCACTCATCAAAATCCATTTAAAGACAAAAATTGGGTAGCCGCCCATCACAACATGATCCAGCCTGAAGAGATCGGGGGGCCTTTGCTTGGCACAGAACTCAGCGACTGA
- a CDS encoding type II toxin-antitoxin system PemK/MazF family toxin, producing MAQNSATELVFDPTYIPDQQDLIIIDFDPSRGREIQKRRPALVISNAGYSQVTGLVAVCPITHAQANHLHEYFVLVNTDRVDGYINPFQFFTFDFRQRQAVKVDLLATPTFIQVKQVILDVLA from the coding sequence TTGGCACAGAACTCAGCGACTGAATTGGTTTTCGATCCCACTTATATTCCTGATCAGCAGGATCTGATTATTATTGATTTCGACCCATCTCGTGGCCGTGAGATTCAAAAGCGTCGCCCTGCATTAGTGATTAGTAATGCAGGCTATAGTCAAGTTACTGGATTAGTGGCTGTTTGTCCGATCACGCATGCACAGGCGAATCACCTGCATGAATATTTCGTTTTGGTCAACACAGATCGAGTGGACGGTTATATCAATCCCTTCCAGTTTTTCACTTTTGACTTTCGTCAACGTCAAGCGGTTAAAGTTGATTTGTTAGCCACCCCGACCTTTATTCAAGTCAAACAAGTCATCTTAGATGTTTTGGCTTAA
- the csn2 gene encoding type II-A CRISPR-associated protein Csn2, with translation MTINLTFYPFDPFELGKGLTVIATDSIQFFWKFEQMLKNQDDNLVLSSDFKPLSLEKEIIFAGDIAGGFEANSFFAKKIQSLFLSYLSDETTKQLFDLDRQIKQQLNKIIFSNDLPIKISDEWSTAMLVKSQNLSLDTGEASSAYDKIDDIVNVMSELHDTRLLVLTNLHLYLKKEQIDYLSTFLNAKGVKVLSVELSEERVLLSDESSKSYFIDKDFVQF, from the coding sequence ATGACAATTAATTTGACTTTTTATCCATTCGACCCCTTTGAATTAGGCAAAGGACTGACTGTTATTGCGACAGATTCAATACAATTTTTTTGGAAATTTGAACAAATGCTTAAAAATCAGGATGATAATTTGGTTCTGAGTTCAGATTTCAAGCCATTATCACTGGAGAAAGAAATTATTTTTGCTGGTGATATTGCCGGTGGCTTTGAAGCCAACTCTTTTTTTGCTAAAAAAATTCAATCTTTGTTTTTGAGCTACTTAAGTGATGAAACTACCAAACAATTATTTGATCTAGATCGACAGATCAAACAGCAACTTAATAAAATAATTTTTAGTAATGATCTACCCATTAAAATTTCTGATGAATGGTCGACGGCGATGCTGGTTAAAAGTCAAAATTTATCTTTGGATACGGGAGAAGCAAGCTCCGCCTATGATAAAATCGATGACATAGTAAACGTTATGAGTGAATTACACGATACACGCTTATTAGTTTTGACAAATTTACATCTTTATTTAAAAAAAGAACAGATTGACTATCTGTCAACTTTTTTAAATGCAAAAGGGGTGAAAGTTCTTTCTGTAGAACTTTCAGAAGAAAGAGTCCTGTTATCTGATGAATCTAGCAAGTCATACTTTATTGATAAAGATTTCGTACAGTTTTAA
- the cas2 gene encoding CRISPR-associated endonuclease Cas2: MRYRVVRLMLFFDLPTLTSNDRRNYRQFRKELIKEGFLMIQESVYVRIVTNKLTAEFMEKRLSSIAPEEGIIQTLIVTEKQYASMKFLAGEQIDDVRNSDDKVVVI; encoded by the coding sequence ATGAGGTATCGAGTAGTGAGATTAATGCTATTTTTTGATCTTCCAACTTTGACTAGCAATGATCGACGTAATTATCGGCAGTTTAGAAAAGAACTGATCAAAGAAGGATTTTTAATGATTCAAGAAAGTGTTTATGTACGTATTGTGACTAATAAATTAACGGCAGAATTTATGGAAAAAAGATTATCCAGTATTGCGCCTGAGGAAGGTATTATCCAAACTTTGATTGTGACGGAAAAGCAATATGCGAGTATGAAATTTTTAGCTGGCGAACAGATTGACGATGTCAGAAATTCTGATGATAAAGTTGTGGTTATATGA
- the cas1 gene encoding type II CRISPR-associated endonuclease Cas1 produces the protein MNQIIVQTLDDIKQIPIDDIEILIVGTTRVAITSYAIMMCIKSNVKIIFTDEHSSPIGEIDPYYSNHDRNRHILSQISWSSTKKNLLWQQITICKIRNQANLLNKLALDGESIYKLSNQVENGDSDNREAVAARMYFPRLFGDGFTRRNSEDDINGILNYGYSVLLSSMNREINAAGYFTNLGIHHKGIENQFNLASDLIEVFRPFVDEIAYKHAIEMLNQNIKIELIDVLNHSFILNDKETLVSNAMTEIVRDSVSFLDESTPHLLAWKF, from the coding sequence ATGAATCAGATAATTGTTCAGACTTTGGATGATATTAAACAAATTCCTATAGATGATATTGAAATTTTAATTGTTGGTACGACACGTGTTGCGATTACATCATATGCAATCATGATGTGCATTAAAAGTAATGTCAAAATTATTTTTACGGATGAACATTCTTCACCAATTGGTGAGATTGATCCTTATTATTCTAATCACGATCGTAATCGACACATACTTAGCCAAATTTCTTGGTCCAGTACAAAAAAGAATTTATTATGGCAGCAGATAACAATTTGCAAAATTAGGAATCAAGCTAACTTATTAAACAAGCTTGCTTTAGATGGTGAATCTATTTACAAATTATCAAATCAGGTAGAGAATGGTGATTCCGATAATCGAGAAGCAGTTGCAGCCAGAATGTATTTCCCTAGACTATTTGGGGATGGTTTTACGCGCCGAAATTCTGAGGATGATATCAATGGCATTCTAAATTATGGTTATTCAGTTTTGCTTTCTTCAATGAATAGAGAAATAAATGCGGCTGGTTATTTTACTAATTTGGGTATTCACCATAAGGGCATTGAAAATCAATTTAATCTTGCTTCAGACTTAATTGAGGTTTTTAGGCCGTTTGTGGATGAAATAGCTTATAAACATGCAATTGAGATGCTGAATCAGAATATTAAAATTGAATTAATTGATGTGTTAAATCATTCATTTATTTTGAATGACAAAGAAACACTTGTCAGTAATGCGATGACCGAAATAGTCCGAGATTCAGTTTCTTTTTTGGATGAGTCGACGCCGCACTTATTAGCTTGGAAATTTTAA
- a CDS encoding Cas9 endonuclease PAM-interacting domain-containing protein — MHDKTKRKLVPYKGDKDPQYYGGFSSTTSAYSALVRVNKKDDHSNVVVKIPLAIANQIERKSTTVYDYISSLKIKGFETVILDSIKLGQLVRESDGSLFFLASSEYKHNAKELWVPNDIYQTVGKDLVTTSPNKDALAKIFNTLTSLAVEKRFNFYAKDVVHLRSLKNNFLQLDLSDQQKLLSDLIYILGNNAGYRDPIKKYFKTEKAWTSLQTKGNGQGGIKLSDGAEFIFQSPTGLFTRTISVTDLYKNKKTKE, encoded by the coding sequence TTGCATGACAAAACTAAAAGAAAATTAGTACCGTATAAAGGAGATAAAGATCCGCAATATTATGGTGGATTTAGCTCGACGACATCGGCTTATTCTGCATTGGTCAGAGTTAATAAAAAAGACGACCATAGTAATGTTGTTGTTAAAATTCCACTCGCAATTGCTAATCAAATTGAAAGAAAATCTACAACAGTTTATGACTATATATCGTCACTTAAAATCAAAGGATTCGAAACGGTTATTTTGGATTCGATCAAATTAGGGCAACTCGTGAGAGAATCGGATGGATCCTTATTCTTTTTGGCTTCATCTGAGTACAAACACAATGCAAAAGAGCTTTGGGTGCCTAATGATATATATCAGACAGTCGGAAAAGACTTGGTTACGACATCACCTAATAAAGATGCCTTAGCTAAAATATTTAATACTTTAACTTCATTGGCGGTTGAAAAACGCTTTAATTTTTATGCAAAAGATGTAGTCCACTTGCGTTCATTAAAAAATAATTTTTTGCAACTAGATTTGTCGGATCAACAGAAGTTGCTGAGTGACTTAATTTATATATTAGGAAATAATGCTGGATACCGGGATCCGATAAAGAAGTATTTCAAAACAGAAAAGGCTTGGACATCACTTCAAACTAAAGGCAATGGCCAGGGTGGTATCAAGTTGAGTGATGGTGCGGAATTTATATTTCAATCACCAACTGGTCTTTTTACGAGAACGATATCTGTTACTGATCTTTATAAGAACAAAAAGACGAAGGAATAA
- the cas9 gene encoding type II CRISPR RNA-guided endonuclease Cas9 (Cas9, originally named Csn1, is the large, multifunctional signature protein of type II CRISPR/Cas systems. It is well known even to general audiences because its RNA-guided endonuclease activity has made it a popular tool for custom editing of eukaryotic genomes.) yields MGHRFSRPDRQKAQTPQVQRSHWRLGLLNEIFTPTLSDMDENFIRRLKYSWVNPNDEANSSHFYGGYLFGSKEKDQQFHLDYPTIYHLRQKLVIDDSKHDLREIYLAIHHIVKYRGNFLNPAEKINTENAFNAKHFSDGLDNYISYVSDDNFAVSITDLIEFEKAVTNLKLKNNSQRIDAAKAAMSFDSKNNRVRVESILKAILGNQADLSKIFNKEIENKDDLKKWKIFFSDETIDDEIEGLRGELTEEENEFLDNLKEAYDGLTLKSILGDENSISAAMVRSYDNYHRDWETIKTQVRNSSNSKEIKRAYALIISPDEDIIKKGREAFKKIISESSVADSVKNDLLNKIENDTFLVKQRTKRNGVLPNQLHVQELEQIINKQSKFYPFLADTFTQEGKTQFKLVALAKFRVPYYVGPLVEKDKVTGDGTNHWMIRKDETGVITPWNFSEKVDKDASGGQFIKRLTGTDTYLIGEETLAENSLCYQKFNVLQELNNIRIDNNGRYSRLSVVDKQNIYEHIFKQQRNVSAADISNYLESQYGKRVMITGLSSNEKKFNSSLKSFHDLKKNFTDDFLNDPVNNKVLEDIIELQTVFEDKQVLHHNLSKIAILTQEQIDKLSNTHYTGWGRLSSKLLNTRMVSIQLTNDLENQKHSILESLYDSDKNLMEIITDDTLGAKQWIEKENNAQAKDSSIGDLINDLAGAPDIKRGIRQSFAILDDLEKAIGNKPDRVYLEFARENHGSAQKNSRLSAVQKLYKTIQKSGVLAEISRELENETKEHLQDDQLFLYYLQQGKDMYTGKSIDLDKISANYDIDHIIPQAYIKDDSLDNRVLVNKESNARKTDSPFYLQDVQEKQRAFWQSLAQQGFMSKEKLRRLTRRGTDFSENEKEHFIARQLVETRQIIKNVASLIDTYYKGEVKAVAIRSAQTSDMRRYLHVNKNRDINDFHHGFDALMISTVGKYIERRNPKSDKVFLYNDFDHYSKEWLKKSRVDHKDDSARVNTFGYIVGSMRSASNLNRINKETGELVWNETDKQYLLRVLNYKNINVTRMSGIHDGKLYNETIYKKCFA; encoded by the coding sequence TTGGGACACAGGTTTTCGCGACCAGATCGGCAAAAAGCACAGACACCGCAAGTCCAGCGCAGCCATTGGCGATTGGGCTTGTTGAATGAAATCTTTACTCCGACTTTATCAGATATGGATGAGAATTTTATTCGGCGTCTCAAGTATTCTTGGGTAAATCCAAATGATGAAGCGAATTCTAGCCATTTTTATGGTGGATATCTTTTTGGGTCAAAAGAAAAAGACCAACAATTTCATTTAGATTATCCTACGATTTACCACTTACGACAAAAATTAGTGATAGATGATTCTAAACACGATTTGCGTGAGATTTATTTGGCGATTCATCATATTGTTAAGTATCGTGGTAACTTTTTGAACCCAGCTGAAAAAATTAATACTGAAAATGCTTTTAATGCAAAACATTTCTCTGATGGCTTAGATAACTATATTAGCTATGTGAGTGATGATAATTTTGCTGTATCGATCACTGATTTAATTGAATTTGAAAAAGCAGTCACAAATTTAAAGTTGAAAAATAATAGTCAACGAATAGATGCGGCGAAAGCAGCCATGTCTTTTGATAGCAAAAATAACCGCGTTCGTGTGGAAAGCATTCTTAAAGCAATACTGGGTAATCAAGCTGATTTATCCAAAATATTTAATAAAGAAATTGAAAATAAAGATGATTTAAAAAAATGGAAAATTTTCTTTTCCGATGAAACGATTGACGATGAAATTGAAGGACTTCGCGGCGAACTTACTGAAGAAGAGAACGAATTTTTGGATAACTTAAAAGAAGCCTATGATGGGTTGACGCTTAAATCCATTCTGGGAGACGAAAACAGTATTTCCGCTGCGATGGTCAGATCCTATGACAACTATCATCGCGATTGGGAAACGATTAAAACTCAGGTCAGAAATTCGAGTAATAGCAAAGAAATAAAGCGAGCTTATGCATTAATAATTTCTCCTGACGAAGATATTATTAAAAAGGGCAGGGAAGCTTTTAAGAAAATTATTAGTGAGTCCTCTGTTGCAGATTCTGTAAAAAATGATTTACTGAATAAAATAGAAAATGATACTTTCTTAGTAAAACAGCGCACAAAACGTAACGGTGTGTTGCCAAATCAATTGCATGTTCAAGAACTGGAACAAATCATTAATAAACAATCAAAATTCTATCCTTTTCTTGCGGACACTTTTACGCAAGAAGGAAAAACGCAGTTCAAACTAGTTGCTTTAGCTAAATTTCGTGTTCCTTATTATGTTGGTCCACTCGTTGAAAAAGATAAGGTGACTGGTGACGGTACAAACCATTGGATGATTAGAAAAGATGAAACAGGCGTCATAACACCTTGGAATTTTTCTGAAAAAGTGGATAAAGATGCTTCAGGCGGACAATTTATCAAACGCCTGACAGGAACTGATACCTATTTGATCGGTGAAGAAACACTAGCTGAAAATTCTTTGTGTTATCAGAAATTCAATGTTTTACAGGAACTTAACAATATTAGAATCGACAATAACGGCAGGTATTCTCGACTATCAGTCGTTGATAAGCAAAATATTTATGAACATATTTTTAAACAGCAAAGAAATGTTTCAGCTGCTGATATTTCTAACTATTTAGAATCGCAGTATGGCAAAAGAGTCATGATTACGGGACTTTCTAGTAATGAAAAGAAATTCAATAGTTCTTTAAAAAGTTTTCATGATCTAAAAAAGAATTTTACGGATGATTTTTTGAATGATCCCGTAAATAATAAAGTTCTGGAAGACATTATTGAATTGCAAACTGTTTTTGAAGACAAGCAGGTTCTACACCACAATCTCAGCAAAATTGCTATCCTCACTCAGGAACAAATAGACAAGCTTTCAAATACTCATTACACAGGCTGGGGCAGACTATCCAGTAAGTTGCTGAATACTAGAATGGTTTCGATCCAATTAACAAATGATTTGGAAAACCAAAAACATAGCATTCTTGAGTCGTTATATGACAGTGATAAAAACTTGATGGAAATTATCACCGATGATACGTTGGGTGCCAAGCAATGGATCGAAAAAGAAAACAATGCTCAAGCAAAGGACAGCAGTATTGGTGATTTGATAAATGATTTAGCTGGCGCGCCTGATATCAAGCGCGGTATTCGGCAATCATTTGCAATATTAGATGACTTAGAGAAAGCCATAGGTAATAAACCAGATAGGGTCTATTTGGAATTTGCCCGTGAAAACCATGGTTCAGCACAAAAAAATTCAAGATTATCCGCAGTTCAAAAACTATATAAAACTATCCAGAAATCTGGTGTATTAGCTGAAATTAGTCGTGAACTAGAAAATGAAACCAAAGAACACTTACAAGATGATCAATTATTCCTTTACTATCTTCAACAAGGCAAGGATATGTACACTGGCAAATCAATTGATCTCGATAAAATATCGGCAAATTATGATATTGATCACATCATTCCACAAGCTTATATCAAAGATGATTCACTAGATAATCGTGTACTTGTTAATAAAGAGTCAAATGCCAGAAAAACTGATTCACCCTTTTATCTGCAAGATGTACAAGAAAAACAAAGGGCCTTTTGGCAATCCCTTGCTCAACAAGGCTTTATGAGTAAAGAGAAATTAAGGAGGCTGACAAGACGAGGAACTGATTTTTCCGAGAATGAAAAAGAACATTTTATTGCTAGACAATTAGTTGAAACAAGGCAAATTATCAAAAACGTGGCTAGTTTGATAGATACTTATTACAAAGGTGAAGTTAAAGCTGTTGCAATTCGTTCAGCGCAAACTTCAGATATGCGCCGCTATTTGCATGTGAACAAGAATCGAGATATCAATGATTTTCACCATGGCTTCGATGCGCTGATGATCTCAACTGTTGGTAAATATATTGAACGTCGAAATCCTAAAAGTGACAAGGTATTCTTGTATAACGATTTCGACCATTATTCCAAGGAATGGCTGAAGAAATCTCGCGTTGATCATAAAGATGACAGTGCACGTGTGAATACTTTCGGCTATATCGTTGGCAGCATGCGTTCTGCTTCCAACCTGAATAGGATCAACAAAGAAACCGGGGAACTTGTCTGGAACGAGACTGATAAGCAGTATCTGCTTCGTGTTTTGAATTATAAAAATATTAATGTCACTCGTATGAGCGGCATTCATGATGGTAAATTGTACAACGAGACTATCTATAAAAAGTGTTTTGCATGA